A region from the Janthinobacterium agaricidamnosum genome encodes:
- a CDS encoding aminotransferase class V-fold PLP-dependent enzyme: MKDIYLDSNATTCVLPAAVAAARQAMEQGYGNPSSTHATGLQAKAMMDGVRQRASGLLGVGDGRLMFNSGATEGIQTAVLSALCALRERRDAGKRIGSLLLYGATEHKAVPESLAHWNRLLGLKLEVRKLPVDAQGRHDLQALDALIGEAAMLCTMAANNETGVVSDLSAIAQLLQERGADAYWMVDCVQALGKLKLNLAATRIDYAPFSGHKLYAPKGIGMLYVRAGAPFTPLMMGGGQEAGLRSGTENMAGIAALGAVLAALDDGKTFRSHADLAAFREQLVASLEHAFPGIVFNMPFDLSLPTTLNFSVPGLSSKELLDLFDAARVRVSSGSACSAAKALPSYVLEAMHVPQWRASSAIRLSFGPLIDAATVASACARIERCGEALRSSCLLPSALAPSPQDGIIQLSVDGQCTWLLSDAASASCVVIDPAAALVPRLAAFIRCQHLALRAIVHTTAPADHGAARLALLQELAIEQVGRVDIDGELALGRQRLRRIECGETHVYLLEQRFAFIGSLAPEALTPLLDAALLTQDTVLCASGDDGSICGTVRTVQNGSVPAAELQLDAAALPAFLRQHPDAILIDVREAYEHAACAGTVFEGCEVRSVPLSRLAGQVAAWLQQPQRPLVFFCRSGNRSARAAACLRRLGHGAAWQLNGGMAMAEATRHPLAIAA; this comes from the coding sequence ATGAAAGACATCTACCTCGACAGCAATGCCACCACTTGCGTGCTGCCCGCCGCCGTTGCCGCCGCCCGGCAAGCGATGGAGCAGGGCTATGGCAACCCCAGCAGCACACATGCGACGGGTTTGCAGGCCAAGGCCATGATGGATGGCGTGCGCCAGCGTGCCAGCGGCTTGCTGGGCGTGGGCGACGGCCGATTGATGTTCAACAGCGGCGCCACCGAGGGCATCCAGACGGCCGTGCTGTCGGCCCTGTGTGCGCTGCGCGAACGGCGCGACGCGGGCAAGCGCATCGGCAGCCTGCTGCTGTATGGCGCGACCGAGCACAAGGCCGTGCCGGAGAGCCTGGCGCACTGGAACCGTTTACTGGGCCTGAAGCTGGAAGTGCGCAAGCTGCCCGTCGATGCGCAGGGGCGCCACGACCTGCAGGCGCTCGATGCGCTGATCGGCGAGGCGGCCATGCTGTGCACGATGGCGGCGAATAATGAAACCGGTGTCGTCAGCGATTTGTCCGCCATCGCCCAGCTGCTGCAGGAACGCGGTGCCGACGCCTACTGGATGGTCGATTGCGTGCAGGCGCTGGGCAAGCTGAAACTGAACCTGGCCGCCACGCGCATTGACTACGCGCCGTTTTCCGGCCACAAGCTGTATGCGCCCAAGGGCATCGGCATGCTGTATGTGCGCGCCGGCGCCCCGTTTACGCCCTTGATGATGGGCGGCGGCCAGGAAGCGGGCCTGCGTTCTGGCACGGAAAACATGGCCGGCATCGCCGCGCTGGGCGCCGTGCTCGCCGCGCTGGACGATGGCAAGACCTTCCGCAGCCACGCCGACCTGGCCGCGTTCCGCGAGCAGCTGGTGGCCAGCCTGGAACACGCTTTCCCCGGCATCGTGTTCAATATGCCGTTCGATCTGTCCTTGCCGACGACGCTCAATTTTTCCGTGCCGGGCCTGTCCTCGAAAGAGCTGCTGGACCTGTTCGACGCGGCGCGCGTGCGCGTCAGCTCTGGCAGCGCCTGTTCCGCCGCCAAGGCGCTGCCAAGTTATGTGCTGGAAGCGATGCACGTGCCGCAATGGCGCGCCAGTTCCGCCATCCGGCTGTCGTTCGGTCCCCTGATCGATGCGGCGACGGTCGCTTCCGCCTGCGCGCGCATCGAGCGCTGCGGCGAAGCGCTGCGCAGCAGCTGTCTGCTGCCGTCGGCGCTGGCGCCATCGCCGCAGGACGGCATAATCCAGCTGAGCGTCGACGGCCAGTGCACCTGGCTGCTCAGCGACGCCGCCAGCGCCAGTTGCGTCGTCATCGATCCCGCCGCCGCGCTCGTGCCGCGTCTGGCCGCTTTCATCCGCTGCCAGCACCTGGCCTTGCGCGCCATCGTGCACACGACGGCGCCAGCGGACCATGGCGCCGCGCGTCTGGCGCTGCTGCAGGAACTCGCTATCGAGCAGGTGGGCCGCGTCGATATCGATGGCGAGCTGGCGCTGGGCCGGCAGCGGCTGCGCCGCATCGAGTGCGGCGAAACCCATGTGTACCTGCTGGAGCAGCGCTTCGCCTTCATCGGCTCCCTGGCGCCCGAGGCGTTGACCCCCTTGCTGGATGCGGCGCTGCTGACGCAGGACACCGTGCTGTGCGCGTCCGGCGACGACGGCAGCATCTGCGGCACCGTGCGCACGGTGCAGAACGGTAGCGTGCCGGCCGCCGAACTGCAGCTCGACGCGGCCGCCTTGCCCGCCTTCCTGCGCCAGCATCCCGACGCCATCCTGATCGACGTGCGCGAAGCGTATGAACACGCGGCGTGCGCCGGCACCGTGTTCGAGGGCTGCGAAGTGCGCAGCGTACCGCTGAGCCGCTTGGCGGGGCAGGTGGCGGCCTGGCTGCAGCAGCCGCAGCGCCCGCTGGTGTTTTTCTGCCGCAGCGGCAACCGCAGCGCACGGGCCGCCGCCTGCCTGCGCCGCCTCGGTCACGGCGCGGCATGGCAACTCAACGGCGGCATGGCGATGGCGGAGGCGACGCGCCATCCGCTGGCGATTGCGGCCTGA
- a CDS encoding Lrp/AsnC family transcriptional regulator encodes MNSPNASLDKFDCAILAALQQDGTLSIAALSEKIGLSSTPCWKRVKRLEEDGYIESRVAIVNRQKVGLPVTVFVSVRTGQHDEKWLRRFAAAVIVLPEVQEFHRMSGDIDYLLKVVTTDIKGYDTFYKKLIKAAQLTGVSSAFSMEQIKCSTELPLELIAHGLPA; translated from the coding sequence ATGAATTCACCAAACGCCTCGCTCGACAAATTCGACTGCGCCATCCTCGCCGCCCTGCAGCAGGACGGCACCCTGTCGATCGCCGCCCTCAGCGAAAAGATCGGCCTGTCCAGCACGCCGTGCTGGAAGCGGGTCAAGCGCCTCGAGGAAGACGGCTATATCGAGAGCCGCGTGGCCATCGTCAACCGGCAAAAAGTGGGTTTGCCCGTGACCGTCTTCGTCAGCGTGCGCACGGGGCAGCACGATGAAAAATGGCTGCGCCGCTTCGCCGCCGCCGTCATCGTCTTACCCGAGGTACAGGAATTTCACCGCATGAGCGGCGACATCGACTACCTGCTGAAAGTCGTCACCACCGACATCAAGGGCTACGACACGTTTTATAAAAAACTCATCAAGGCCGCGCAACTGACGGGCGTGTCGTCCGCCTTTTCCATGGAGCAAATCAAGTGCAGCACGGAATTGCCGCTGGAATTGATCGCCCACGGCTTGCCTGCCTGA
- a CDS encoding GH36-type glycosyl hydrolase domain-containing protein, with amino-acid sequence MFRDHSLAPDTFDAARDDALPLRSELFSAMQMAAHGKHVAAGHAVGRHHGRDRLLARLADNAALITATVNELTATVKSGRQVTPASEWLLDNFYLIEEQIRTTRRHLPKNYSKELPRLSSGVDAGCPRVYKIALEIISHGDGRVDLENLCHFVEAYQDVATLTLGELWAVPIMLRLALIENLRRVAARVADDRMQRDLANTWADQMTEIAERNPSGLILLVADMARSNPPMTSAFVAELSRRLQGQSSSLTLALSWLTHKLAESGLTIEQQIQSEIGQQAADQVSIANSIGSLRFLGTMDWQEFVETMSVVEQTLRLDPAGTYGLMDFATRDSYRHAIERIAKRSARSEVEVAEMAVQLAHTHGNGNDARRGHIGFYLVGRGVLVLEKQAGARLPFIEALQHTARAAPLASYLGAIAFLTLATSALLLERAVRHGVQGWPLAALGALALLGSSQLAVAVVNWLATLMTSPHPLPRMDYRSGIPSDARGIVVVPTLIYSAENVAALCEALEVRYLANRDPNLRFCLLTDFVDAQAQTLPGDEALLNQAQETIRGLNEKYRVEGAEFKDNGDPADPEELGHAGPFLLLHRPRLWNSQQNAWMGQERKRGKLSDLHAFLRGGARDKFSLVEGELRGLRTIKYVITLDTDTQLPRDAAREFIATMMHPLNRPVLDAAGTRVVAGYGILQPRVAVALPSANASRYELLCGGEPGIDPYTRTVSDLYQDVFYEGSFIGKGIYDLDMFERVLGQRLPDNKILSHDLLEGCYLRAGLLSDSQLYEEYPARYDADVSRRQRWIRGDWQLIGWLLGRVPGRAGKRERNPLSMLSRWKLFDNLRRSVVAPATTVSLLLVWGFLPHVAFWSAAVLAIIFLPPVFSALYDLLRKPRDTLWRQHLAAFERRCGVQFSHAMLTLVFLPYEAWISLDAIARTLWRLGVSHKHLLDWRASNLHSSSGSQADSWRAMWCSPALALATFGALLYWRPAALPAAAVVLLLWLAAPAIAWWISRPIERAVARLSAEQGRFLHGVARKTWAYFDTFVGPDDHWLPPDNMQEHPNLVVAHRTSPTNIGLALLANLTAYDFGYITLGQLIERSRATLHSMGELERFQGHFYNWYDTQTLKALQPMYISTVDSGNLAGHLLTLQPGLVELYDAPIIGAQVVQGIRTTAQVLQEFIAAEGEGKAMRESMSLLQASAAPATLAEWHAYLAAANGAADALLSLTLHSEDGELSMWTGALARQCRAALAELLQLAPWAAQAGVDPAWLRVPTLRELANLEVPEGTPSELAALLAQGREQAGRHMRDIAHAAGQARDFAQIEYGFLYNPSTKLLAIGYNVSERRLDPSYYDLLASEVRLASFIAIAQGQLPQEHWFALGRQLCMVAGQPVLLSWSGSMFEYLMPLLVMPNYPNTLLDQTYHSVIEAQIDYGRQRDVPWGISESGYNTVDASLNYQYRAFGVPGLGLKRGLADDLVVAPYASMMGLMVQPEASCQNLQRMQAAGYMGRYGFFEAIDFTTARLPRGQGSAVIRSFMVHHQGMGFLALSYLLHDRPMQRRFESDPLLQSALLVLQERTPQAGAFYSNTAELAVLRSGAPEQAMPMRILTQANSAVPETQLLSNGRYHVMVSNAGGSYSRWKDLSVTRWREDSTRDNWGNFCYLRDLDDGEVWSTMYQPTLAEPKKYEVIFSEGRAEFRRADHGLDLYTEIVVSPEDDIEIRRTRISNNSNRQRRIEITSFAEVVMAPAAADAAHPAFSKLFVQTEILAHEKAILCTRRPRSKDEQMPWLLHVMTVHDIERYEVSFETDRARFIGRGNTAQLPQALQDDGPLSGGHGSVLDPIVAIRYVITLEPDQAVTVDSVTGMVEQREAALHLIDKYQDRHLADRVFELAWTHSQVVLRQLNASEADAQLYARLANAVIYPNAALRAEASILIKNQRGQSGLWAYAISGDLPIVLLQIRDAANIELARQMVQAHAYWRLKGLIVDLVIWYEEQSGYRQLLHDQIMGLIASGIDAQAIDRPGGIFVRLAEQIANEDRILLQSVARAIISDLRGTLAEQVKRPPSPVLRMPPLLQDPARDHGGVPHRAPQRELILENGLGGFTPDGREYVITTAEGKQTPAPWSNVLANAQFGTVVSEAGQAYTWSENAHEFRLTPWQNDPVSDLSGEAFYVRDEQTGQFWSPSSLPARGSGDYVTRHGFGYSIFEHSEGGIATELCTYVALDAAVKYSVIKVRNDSGVPRRLSVTGYVEWVMADLRAKSGMHVATEVDTISGALFARNNYNTEFSGRVGFFNTDASIRSITCDRNEFIGRNGSLAQPAALRRVRLSGKAGTGLDQCAAIQVPFELQPGQEREIVFLLGVGGRRNADASTMVQRHAGKEAARMALDAVRAHWESTLGAVRIETPDPSLDVIANGWLMYQTIACRLWARSGYYQSGGAYGFRDQLQDAMAMIHTAPQLLRKHLLLCAAHQFVEGDVQHWWHPPSDRGVRTHCSDDYLWLPLAACRYVIATGDVNVLSEVAPFIEGRAVKPEEDSYYDLPMRSGESADLYEHCVRAIRHGLRMGVHGLPLIGSCDWNDGMDKVGEHGKGESVWLAFFLYEVLQRFAEVAMLRGDAAFAQFCRDEAVKLAANVEEHAWDGEWYRRAYFDDGTPLGSHTNEECQIDSISQSWGVLSGAANKERVAGAMRQVDARLVRRDSGVIQLLDPPFDKADLNPGYIRGYVPGVRENGGQYTHAAIWTAMAFARMGDGEKAWELLRMINPVRHGVDAQAVARYKVEPYVVTADVYAVAPHVGRGGWSWYTGSSGWLYRLIVESLLGLTREANVLRLAPSMPAEWDSFKLHYRFGASSYAITVEQAQGRPVGLSLDGVAQGGNSIVLRDEGREYAVLLLL; translated from the coding sequence ATCTTCCGCGACCATTCCCTTGCACCGGACACCTTCGACGCCGCGCGCGACGATGCCTTGCCCCTGCGTTCCGAGTTATTCAGCGCCATGCAGATGGCCGCCCACGGCAAGCACGTGGCCGCCGGCCATGCGGTGGGCAGGCATCATGGCCGCGACCGCCTGTTGGCGCGCCTGGCCGACAATGCGGCCCTCATCACGGCCACCGTCAACGAACTGACGGCGACTGTCAAAAGCGGGCGCCAGGTCACGCCCGCCTCGGAGTGGCTGCTCGATAATTTTTATCTGATCGAAGAGCAGATCCGCACCACGCGGCGCCACTTGCCGAAGAATTACAGCAAGGAGTTGCCACGGCTGAGTTCCGGCGTGGATGCGGGCTGCCCGCGCGTGTATAAAATCGCGCTGGAAATCATCTCGCACGGCGATGGCAGGGTCGACCTGGAAAACCTCTGCCACTTCGTCGAGGCTTACCAGGACGTGGCCACCTTGACCCTGGGTGAACTGTGGGCCGTGCCCATCATGCTGCGCCTGGCGCTGATCGAAAACCTGCGCCGCGTTGCCGCGCGCGTGGCCGACGACCGCATGCAGCGCGACCTGGCCAACACCTGGGCCGACCAGATGACGGAGATCGCCGAGCGCAATCCCAGCGGCTTGATCCTGCTCGTGGCGGACATGGCCCGTTCGAATCCCCCGATGACCAGCGCCTTCGTGGCCGAATTGTCGCGCCGCCTGCAGGGACAGAGTTCCTCGCTGACCCTGGCGCTGTCGTGGCTGACGCACAAGCTGGCCGAGTCGGGCCTCACCATCGAGCAGCAGATCCAGTCCGAGATCGGGCAGCAGGCGGCCGACCAGGTATCGATCGCCAACAGCATCGGCAGCCTGCGTTTTCTCGGCACCATGGATTGGCAGGAGTTCGTCGAGACCATGAGCGTGGTCGAGCAAACCTTGCGCCTGGACCCGGCCGGCACATATGGCTTGATGGATTTCGCCACGCGCGACAGCTACCGCCACGCCATCGAACGCATCGCCAAGCGCAGCGCGCGCAGCGAAGTGGAAGTGGCCGAGATGGCGGTGCAGCTGGCGCACACGCACGGCAATGGCAATGACGCGCGCCGCGGCCACATCGGCTTTTACCTGGTCGGGCGCGGCGTGCTGGTACTGGAAAAGCAGGCTGGCGCCAGACTGCCGTTCATCGAGGCGCTGCAGCATACGGCGCGCGCCGCGCCGCTGGCCAGCTATCTGGGCGCCATTGCGTTCCTGACCCTGGCGACGAGCGCCTTGCTGCTCGAGCGCGCCGTGCGCCATGGCGTGCAGGGCTGGCCCCTGGCGGCGCTGGGCGCGCTGGCGCTGCTGGGCAGCAGCCAGCTGGCCGTGGCCGTGGTGAACTGGCTGGCAACCCTGATGACGTCGCCGCATCCGCTGCCGCGCATGGATTACCGGTCCGGCATTCCGTCCGATGCGCGCGGCATCGTCGTGGTGCCGACCTTGATCTACAGCGCGGAAAACGTGGCGGCCCTGTGCGAGGCGCTGGAAGTGCGTTATCTCGCCAACCGCGACCCGAACCTGCGTTTCTGCCTGCTGACGGATTTTGTCGACGCGCAGGCGCAAACCCTGCCCGGCGACGAAGCCCTGCTGAACCAGGCGCAGGAGACCATCCGTGGCCTGAACGAGAAATACCGCGTGGAGGGAGCCGAGTTCAAGGACAACGGCGACCCGGCCGATCCGGAAGAGCTGGGCCATGCGGGGCCGTTCCTGCTGCTGCATCGTCCGCGCCTGTGGAATTCGCAGCAAAACGCGTGGATGGGGCAAGAGCGCAAGCGCGGCAAATTGTCCGACCTGCACGCGTTTTTGCGCGGCGGCGCGCGCGACAAATTCTCGCTGGTGGAAGGCGAGTTGCGCGGCCTGCGTACGATCAAGTACGTGATCACGCTCGACACCGATACGCAGCTGCCGCGCGACGCGGCGCGCGAATTCATCGCCACCATGATGCACCCGCTGAACCGTCCCGTGCTCGACGCGGCCGGCACGCGCGTGGTGGCCGGCTACGGCATCCTGCAGCCGCGCGTGGCCGTGGCCCTGCCCAGCGCGAACGCGTCGCGCTACGAGCTGCTGTGCGGCGGCGAACCGGGCATCGACCCGTACACGCGCACCGTGTCCGACCTGTACCAGGACGTGTTTTATGAAGGCTCGTTCATCGGCAAGGGCATCTATGACCTCGACATGTTCGAGCGCGTGCTGGGCCAGCGGCTGCCCGACAATAAAATCCTCAGCCACGATTTGCTGGAAGGCTGTTATTTGCGCGCCGGCCTGCTCAGCGACTCGCAGCTGTATGAAGAATATCCGGCCCGCTACGACGCCGACGTCAGCCGCCGCCAGCGCTGGATCCGCGGCGACTGGCAGCTGATCGGCTGGCTGCTGGGCCGGGTGCCGGGCCGCGCCGGCAAGCGCGAACGCAATCCTTTGTCGATGCTGTCGCGGTGGAAGCTGTTCGACAACCTGCGCCGCAGCGTCGTGGCGCCGGCCACCACCGTGTCCCTGTTGCTGGTGTGGGGCTTCCTGCCGCACGTGGCCTTCTGGAGCGCGGCCGTGCTGGCCATCATCTTCCTGCCGCCCGTGTTTTCGGCCCTGTACGATCTGCTGCGCAAACCGCGCGACACCCTGTGGCGCCAGCATCTGGCCGCGTTCGAACGGCGCTGCGGCGTGCAGTTTTCGCACGCCATGCTGACCCTCGTCTTCCTGCCGTATGAAGCGTGGATCAGCCTGGACGCCATCGCGCGCACGCTGTGGCGCCTCGGTGTGTCGCACAAGCATTTGCTCGATTGGCGCGCCTCGAACCTGCACAGCTCTTCCGGCAGTCAAGCCGACAGCTGGCGCGCCATGTGGTGCTCGCCCGCGCTGGCGCTGGCCACCTTCGGCGCCTTGCTCTACTGGCGCCCGGCCGCCTTGCCGGCCGCCGCCGTGGTACTGCTGCTGTGGCTGGCCGCGCCCGCCATCGCCTGGTGGATCAGTCGCCCCATCGAGCGGGCCGTGGCGCGCCTGTCGGCCGAGCAGGGGCGTTTCCTGCATGGCGTGGCGCGCAAGACCTGGGCGTATTTCGATACCTTCGTCGGGCCGGACGACCACTGGCTGCCGCCCGATAACATGCAGGAACACCCGAACCTCGTGGTGGCGCACCGCACTTCGCCGACGAATATCGGCCTGGCGCTGCTGGCCAACCTGACGGCCTACGATTTCGGCTACATCACCCTCGGCCAGTTGATCGAGCGCAGCCGCGCTACCCTGCACAGCATGGGCGAGCTGGAACGCTTCCAGGGCCATTTCTATAACTGGTACGACACGCAAACGCTTAAGGCGCTGCAGCCGATGTACATCTCGACGGTCGACAGCGGCAACCTGGCCGGCCATCTGCTGACCTTGCAGCCGGGACTGGTGGAACTGTACGACGCTCCCATCATCGGCGCGCAAGTGGTGCAGGGCATCCGCACGACGGCGCAGGTGCTGCAGGAATTCATCGCCGCCGAAGGCGAGGGCAAGGCCATGCGCGAGAGCATGAGCCTGTTGCAGGCGTCCGCCGCGCCCGCCACCCTGGCCGAATGGCATGCTTATCTCGCCGCCGCGAATGGCGCGGCCGATGCGCTGCTGTCGCTGACCCTGCACAGCGAGGATGGCGAGCTGTCCATGTGGACGGGCGCGCTGGCGCGCCAGTGCCGCGCGGCGCTGGCCGAATTGCTGCAACTGGCGCCGTGGGCGGCGCAGGCGGGTGTCGATCCTGCTTGGCTGCGCGTGCCGACCCTGCGCGAACTGGCCAACCTGGAGGTGCCCGAAGGCACGCCATCCGAGCTGGCCGCCCTGCTGGCGCAAGGCCGCGAACAGGCGGGCCGCCACATGCGCGACATCGCCCACGCGGCGGGCCAGGCGCGCGACTTCGCGCAGATCGAATACGGTTTCCTGTACAACCCGTCGACCAAGCTGCTGGCCATCGGCTACAACGTCAGCGAACGGCGCCTGGACCCCAGCTACTACGATTTATTGGCTTCCGAAGTGCGTCTGGCCAGCTTCATCGCCATCGCCCAAGGGCAGCTGCCGCAGGAGCACTGGTTCGCCCTGGGCCGCCAGTTGTGCATGGTGGCCGGCCAGCCCGTGCTGCTGTCGTGGAGCGGTTCGATGTTCGAGTACCTGATGCCGCTGCTCGTGATGCCGAACTACCCGAACACCCTGCTCGACCAGACCTACCATTCCGTCATCGAGGCGCAGATCGATTACGGGCGCCAGCGCGACGTGCCGTGGGGGATTTCCGAATCCGGCTACAACACGGTCGACGCCAGCCTGAATTACCAGTACCGCGCCTTTGGCGTGCCCGGCCTGGGCCTGAAGCGGGGCCTGGCCGACGACCTGGTGGTGGCGCCGTACGCCAGCATGATGGGCCTGATGGTGCAGCCGGAAGCGTCGTGCCAGAACCTGCAGCGCATGCAGGCGGCCGGCTACATGGGTCGCTACGGCTTTTTTGAAGCGATCGATTTCACCACCGCGCGCCTGCCGCGCGGGCAGGGCAGCGCCGTCATCCGGTCCTTCATGGTGCACCACCAGGGCATGGGCTTTCTGGCCCTCAGCTACCTGCTGCACGACCGGCCGATGCAGCGCCGTTTCGAGTCCGATCCGCTGCTGCAATCGGCCTTGCTGGTGCTGCAGGAACGCACGCCGCAGGCCGGCGCGTTTTACTCGAACACGGCCGAACTGGCAGTGCTGCGCAGCGGCGCGCCCGAGCAGGCCATGCCGATGCGCATCCTCACGCAGGCCAACAGCGCCGTGCCCGAAACGCAGCTGCTGTCAAACGGCCGCTACCACGTCATGGTGAGCAATGCGGGCGGCAGCTACAGCCGCTGGAAAGACCTGTCCGTGACGCGCTGGCGCGAAGACAGCACGCGCGACAACTGGGGCAATTTCTGCTACCTGCGCGACCTCGACGACGGTGAAGTCTGGTCCACCATGTACCAGCCGACCCTGGCCGAACCGAAGAAATACGAAGTGATTTTTTCGGAAGGGCGGGCCGAGTTCCGCCGTGCCGACCATGGCCTCGACCTGTACACGGAAATCGTCGTCTCGCCCGAGGACGACATCGAAATCCGCCGCACGCGCATCAGCAATAATTCGAACCGCCAGCGGCGCATCGAGATCACCAGTTTTGCCGAAGTGGTGATGGCGCCGGCGGCGGCCGATGCGGCCCATCCCGCATTCAGCAAGCTGTTCGTGCAGACGGAAATCCTCGCGCATGAAAAGGCGATTTTATGCACGCGCCGGCCCCGCTCGAAAGACGAGCAGATGCCGTGGCTGCTGCATGTGATGACGGTGCACGATATCGAGCGCTACGAAGTGTCGTTCGAGACGGACCGCGCGCGCTTCATCGGCCGCGGCAACACGGCGCAGCTGCCGCAGGCGCTGCAGGACGACGGGCCGCTCAGCGGCGGCCACGGCTCCGTGCTCGACCCCATCGTGGCCATCCGCTACGTCATCACGCTCGAACCCGACCAGGCCGTCACCGTCGACAGCGTCACCGGCATGGTGGAGCAGCGCGAGGCGGCGCTGCACCTGATCGACAAATACCAGGACCGCCATCTGGCCGACCGGGTCTTCGAACTGGCCTGGACGCACAGCCAGGTGGTGCTGCGCCAGTTGAACGCCAGCGAAGCGGACGCGCAGCTGTATGCGCGCCTGGCCAACGCAGTGATCTACCCGAATGCGGCCCTGCGCGCGGAAGCGAGCATCCTGATCAAGAACCAGCGCGGCCAGTCCGGCCTGTGGGCGTATGCGATTTCCGGCGACCTGCCCATCGTGCTGCTGCAGATACGCGACGCGGCCAATATCGAACTGGCGCGCCAGATGGTGCAGGCCCATGCCTATTGGCGCCTGAAAGGATTGATCGTCGACCTGGTGATCTGGTACGAAGAGCAGTCGGGCTACCGCCAGCTGCTGCACGACCAGATCATGGGCTTGATCGCCTCGGGCATCGATGCGCAGGCGATCGACCGCCCGGGCGGCATCTTCGTGCGCCTGGCCGAGCAGATCGCCAACGAAGACCGCATCTTGCTGCAATCGGTGGCGCGCGCCATCATCAGCGATTTGCGCGGCACCCTGGCCGAGCAGGTCAAGCGTCCGCCGAGCCCCGTGCTGCGCATGCCGCCGCTGCTGCAGGACCCGGCACGCGACCATGGCGGCGTGCCGCACCGGGCGCCGCAGCGCGAGCTGATCCTGGAAAATGGCCTCGGCGGTTTCACGCCCGATGGGCGCGAATACGTGATCACCACGGCAGAAGGCAAGCAGACGCCGGCGCCGTGGTCGAACGTGCTGGCCAATGCGCAGTTCGGCACGGTGGTGTCCGAAGCCGGCCAGGCGTACACGTGGAGCGAGAACGCGCATGAATTCCGCCTCACGCCATGGCAGAACGACCCCGTGTCGGACCTGTCGGGCGAAGCGTTTTATGTGCGCGACGAGCAGACCGGCCAGTTCTGGTCGCCCTCGTCCCTGCCCGCGCGCGGCAGCGGCGACTACGTGACGCGCCACGGTTTCGGCTACAGCATTTTTGAGCACAGCGAGGGCGGCATCGCCACCGAGTTGTGCACCTATGTGGCGCTCGATGCGGCCGTCAAATACTCGGTGATCAAGGTGCGCAACGACAGCGGCGTGCCGCGCCGTTTGTCCGTCACCGGCTACGTGGAATGGGTGATGGCCGACCTGCGCGCCAAGTCCGGCATGCATGTGGCCACCGAAGTTGATACGATCAGCGGCGCGCTGTTTGCGCGCAATAACTACAACACGGAGTTTTCCGGCCGCGTCGGCTTTTTCAATACGGACGCCAGCATCCGCTCCATCACCTGCGACCGTAATGAATTCATCGGCCGCAACGGCAGCCTGGCGCAGCCGGCGGCGCTGCGCCGCGTGCGCCTGTCCGGCAAGGCGGGCACGGGGCTGGACCAGTGTGCCGCCATCCAGGTGCCGTTCGAACTGCAGCCGGGACAGGAGCGCGAAATCGTCTTCCTGCTCGGCGTGGGCGGGCGCCGCAATGCCGACGCCAGCACCATGGTGCAGCGCCATGCGGGCAAGGAAGCGGCCCGCATGGCGCTCGACGCGGTACGCGCGCACTGGGAAAGCACGCTGGGGGCCGTGCGCATCGAGACGCCAGACCCGTCGCTCGACGTGATTGCCAATGGCTGGCTGATGTACCAGACCATCGCCTGCCGTTTGTGGGCGCGCAGCGGCTATTACCAGTCGGGCGGCGCCTACGGTTTCCGCGACCAGCTGCAGGACGCGATGGCGATGATCCACACGGCGCCGCAATTGCTGCGCAAGCACTTGCTGCTGTGTGCGGCGCACCAGTTTGTTGAAGGCGATGTGCAGCATTGGTGGCATCCGCCGTCGGACCGGGGCGTGCGCACGCACTGCTCCGACGATTACCTGTGGCTGCCGCTGGCCGCCTGCCGCTATGTGATCGCCACGGGCGACGTCAACGTGCTGTCGGAAGTGGCGCCCTTCATCGAGGGGCGGGCCGTCAAGCCGGAAGAGGATTCCTACTATGACTTGCCCATGCGTTCGGGCGAGTCGGCCGACCTGTACGAGCACTGCGTGCGCGCCATCCGCCATGGCTTGCGCATGGGCGTGCACGGCTTGCCGCTGATCGGTTCCTGCGACTGGAACGACGGCATGGACAAGGTGGGCGAACATGGCAAGGGCGAGAGCGTCTGGCTGGCCTTCTTCCTGTACGAAGTGCTGCAGCGTTTCGCCGAGGTGGCCATGCTGCGCGGCGACGCCGCATTCGCCCAGTTCTGCCGCGACGAAGCCGTGAAACTGGCGGCCAACGTCGAAGAACATGCTTGGGATGGCGAGTGGTACCGGCGCGCGTATTTCGACGATGGCACGCCATTGGGTTCGCACACGAACGAGGAATGCCAGATCGATTCGATTTCGCAAAGCTGGGGTGTGCTGTCGGGCGCCGCCAACAAGGAGCGGGTCGCCGGCGCCATGCGCCAGGTCGATGCGCGCCTCGTGCGCCGGGATTCCGGCGTGATCCAGCTGCTCGATCCGCCGTTCGACAAGGCCGACCTCAATCCCGGCTACATCCGCGGCTATGTGCCGGGCGTGCGCGAGAACGGCGGCCAGTACACGCATGCTGCCATCTGGACGGCGATGGCGTTTGCCCGCATGGGCGACGGCGAAAAGGCGTGGGAATTGCTGCGCATGATCAATCCCGTGCGCCATGGCGTCGACGCGCAGGCGGTGGCGCGCTACAAGGTGGAACCGTACGTGGTGACGGCCGACGTGTATGCCGTGGCGCCGCACGTAGGGCGCGGCGGCTGGAGCTGGTACACGGGATCGTCGGGCTGGCTGTACCGCCTGATCGTCGAATCCCTGCTCGGCTTGACGCGCGAAGCGAACGTGCTGCGTCTGGCGCCGTCCATGCCGGCCGAATGGGACAGCTTCAAGCTGCATTACCGTTTCGGCGCCAGCAGCTATGCCATCACGGTGGAGCAGGCGCAGGGGCGGCCCGTGGGGTTGTCGCTCGATGGCGTGGCACAGGGCGGCAACAGCATCGTCCTGCGCGACGAGGGCCGCGAGTATGCGGTGCTACTGCTGCTCTAG